Proteins encoded together in one Larus michahellis chromosome 4, bLarMic1.1, whole genome shotgun sequence window:
- the VPS37C gene encoding vacuolar protein sorting-associated protein 37C isoform X2 gives MDTLRNRTVEELRELQDNAEEIERLALESQEVQELQLEREMALAANRSLAEQNLKFQAPLETGRTDLSNKYEELQKLAERCKEQKAKLEKFSAAMHPQTLLDLLQVESQKIEEESEKMAEKFLEGEVPLETFLEQFSGMRKLSHLRRVFQKTRWGSLTVFLTQKYSFAFPRAFLEARGGASPSPPPSGWFGTDGSQLALWLGQALRSSRGFTLGRDNSPNQLFWSPSQPVRLPPALPGLVERYQSSGSSQFCYFWVLPAHRRAKNHSRCCVCPAQEPFPARALPHGGLR, from the exons ATGGACACCCTGAGGAACCGGACGGTGGAGGAGCTTCGGGAGCTGCAGGATAATGCAGAGGAGATCGAGCGCCTGGCTCTGGAGTCGCAGGAG gttcaggagctgcagctggagcggGAGATGGCCCTGGCCGCCAACCGGAGCTTGGCCGAGCAGAACCTGAAGTTCCAGGCGCCGCTGGAGACGGGGCGCACCGACCTCTCGAACAAATACgaagagctgcagaagctggCTGAGCGGTGTAAAGAGCAAAAGGCAAAGCTGG AGAAATTTTCGGCGGCGATGCATCCTCAGACTTTGCTGGATCTCCTGCAGGTGGAAAGCCAGAAAATCGAAGAGGAGTCTGAG aaAATGGCCGAGAAGTTCCTGGAAGGCGAAGTGCCCCTGGAGACGTTTCTCGAGCAGTTTTCCGGCATGAGGAAGTTGTCCCACTTGCGCCGG GTCTTCCAAAAGACGCGCTGGGGATCCCTGACGGTATTTCTGACGCAAAAATACTCCTTTGCTTTCCCAAGGGCTTTCCTGGAAGCCAGAGGCGGAGCCAGCCCGTCTCCCCCCCCCTCGGGGTGGTTTGGGACTGATGGCAGCCAGCTCGCCCTTTGGCTGGGCCAGGCTTTGAGATCTAGCCGTGGTTTTACGTTGGGGAGGGATAACTCCCCCAACCAGCTCTTCTGGAGCCCTTCGCAGCCCGTCAGGCTCCCCCCGGCGCTGCCAGGACTGGTGGAGAGGTACCAAAGCAGCGGCTCTTCCCAGTTCTGTTATTTTTGGGTGCTTCCAGCTCACCGGAGAGCAAAAAACCACTCTCGCTGCTGCGTCTGTCCAGCACAGGAGCCTTTCCCAGCCCGTGCGTTGCCTCACGGAGGGCTCCGGTAG
- the VPS37C gene encoding vacuolar protein sorting-associated protein 37C isoform X1: MDTLRNRTVEELRELQDNAEEIERLALESQEVQELQLEREMALAANRSLAEQNLKFQAPLETGRTDLSNKYEELQKLAERCKEQKAKLEKFSAAMHPQTLLDLLQVESQKIEEESEKMAEKFLEGEVPLETFLEQFSGMRKLSHLRRVRVEKLQEILRKLEASQEPGRDSQPQLPPHVPGPVEPPKPSGAPSFPLPYSPAPSVPVGPTAHGALPPAPFSGSPVTVGHVASSQPSTQPTYPCPYPPGPGHPPAQAADSAPGYPKPPSGVSAPGYSWSPSRGPPQPPPFAGSRPSPPPPRPGYPPYFPAATGRPQCPYPTQPPLPNFPIPPQPPYPPGHPPPFGYPPPPNPQRPAWPGY, from the exons ATGGACACCCTGAGGAACCGGACGGTGGAGGAGCTTCGGGAGCTGCAGGATAATGCAGAGGAGATCGAGCGCCTGGCTCTGGAGTCGCAGGAG gttcaggagctgcagctggagcggGAGATGGCCCTGGCCGCCAACCGGAGCTTGGCCGAGCAGAACCTGAAGTTCCAGGCGCCGCTGGAGACGGGGCGCACCGACCTCTCGAACAAATACgaagagctgcagaagctggCTGAGCGGTGTAAAGAGCAAAAGGCAAAGCTGG AGAAATTTTCGGCGGCGATGCATCCTCAGACTTTGCTGGATCTCCTGCAGGTGGAAAGCCAGAAAATCGAAGAGGAGTCTGAG aaAATGGCCGAGAAGTTCCTGGAAGGCGAAGTGCCCCTGGAGACGTTTCTCGAGCAGTTTTCCGGCATGAGGAAGTTGTCCCACTTGCGCCGGGTGAGAGTTGAAAAGCTGCAGGAGATCCTGAGGAAGTTGGAAGCGTCGCAGGAACCCGGCAGGGACTCTCAGCCGCAGCTGCCTCCTCACGTACCTGGGCCCGTGGAACCCCCAAAGCCTTCGGGGGCTCCTTCCTTCCCGTTGCCCTACAGCCCGGCCCCGAGCGTGCCGGTGGGCCCCACGGCCCACGGAGCTCTGCCTCCCGCTCCTTTCTCTGGCTCCCCGGTCACCGTGGGACACGTTGCATCCTctcagcccagcacccagcccacATATCCGTGTCCGTATCCTCCAGGTCCCGGACACCCGCCGGCTCAGGCTGCCGATTCCGCACCGGGGTATCCCAAACCCCCCTCGGGAGTCTCGGCTCCAGGCTATTCCTGGTCTCCATCCAGGGGTCCGCCTCAGCCCCCACCGTTTGCCGGCTCTCgcccttctcctccaccccccaGACCCGGGTACCCTCCCTACTTCCCCGCCGCGACAGGGAGACCGCAGTGCCCCTACCCGACCCAACCCCCTCTCCCGAATTTCCCAATCCCCCCGCAGCCTCCCTATCCTCCTGGACACCCCCCGCCCTTTGGATACCCCCCGCCACCGAACCCTCAGCGCCCCGCTTGGCCTGGCTACTAA
- the PGA5 gene encoding pepsin A-5: MKLLLLLGLVALGHGLISRVPLRKGKSLRQTLREHGLLEKYLKQHPFDPAAKYFRSRIAAEPLQNYLDNEYFGTISIGTPAQEFTVVFDTGSSNLWVPSVYCSSPACSNHNRFNPAESSTFISTNESLYIAYGTGSMSGVLGYDTVTVANIEVLNQMFGLAETEPGAFFYYTPFDGILGLAFPSIASSGATPVFDNMMMQNLVAKDLFSVYLSKDERGGSFVLFGAIDPLYTINGITWIPLSAETYWQIRMDSVSIGGEGIACAFGCQAIVDTGTSLLAVPDRALGAILSILGANSNGEISCSAASRLPSIVFHINGKAFPVPPRAYVLESNGYCTLGFQGMDVPTESGELWILGDVFIREYYVIFNRATNMVGLSRLP; this comes from the exons ATgaagctgctcctgctccttggcTTGGTGGCCCTGGGCCATGGCCTCATCTCCAG GGTCCCTCTGAGGAAGGGCAAGTCCCTGCGGCAGACCCTGCGGGAGCACGGCTTGCTGGAGAAATACCTGAAGCAGCACCCCTTCGACCCGGCCGCCAAGTACTTCCGCTCCCGCATCGCCGCCGAGCCCCTGCAGAACTACCTGGAC AACGAGTACTTCGGCACCATCTCCATCGGGACCCCAGCCCAGGAGTTCACCGTCGTCTTTGACACCGGCTCCTCCAACCTGTGGGTGCCCTCGGTGTACTGCTCCAGCCCCGCCTGCA GCAACCACAACCGCTTCAACCCCGCGGAATCCTCCACCTTCATCAGCACTAACGAAAGCCTCTACATCGCCTACGGCACCGGCAGCATGTCCGGCGTCCTGGGCTACGACACCGTCACC GTCGCGAACATCGAGGTCCTCAATCAGATGTTCGGGCTGGCTGAGACCGAGCCCGGTGCTTTCTTCTACTACACCCCCTTCGATGGCATCCTGGGGCTGGCTTTCCCCAGCATCGCCTCTTCCGGGGCCACCCCTGTCTTCGATAACATGATGATGCAAAACCTCGTGGCCAAGGACCTCTTCTCCGTCTACCTGAGCAA GGACGAGCGGGGCGGCAGCTTTGTCCTCTTCGGCGCCATCGACCCCTTATACACCATCAACGGCATCACCTGGATCCCCCTCTCTGCCGAAACCTACTGGCAGATCCGCATGGACAG CGTCTCCATCGGTGGCGAGGGCATCGCCTGCGCCTTCGGCTGCCAGGCCATCGTGGACACGGGCACCTCGCTGCTGGCCGTGCCCGACAGAGCCCTCGGCGCCATCCTGAGCATCCTTGGTGCCAACTCCAACGGCGAG ATCAGCTGCAGTGCCGCCAGCAGACTGCCCAGCATCGTCTTCCACATCAACGGCAAAGCCTTCCCCGTGCCACCCAGGGCCTACGTGCTGGAG AGCAATGGGTACTGCACCCTCGGCTTTCAAGGCATGGACGTCCCCACCGAGTCGGGCGAGCTCTGGATCCTTGGGGACGTCTTCATCCGCGAGTACTACGTCATCTTCAACAGGGCCACCAACATGGTGGGGCTGTCCCGGCTGCCCTGA